A single genomic interval of Geotrypetes seraphini chromosome 1, aGeoSer1.1, whole genome shotgun sequence harbors:
- the LOC117368515 gene encoding olfactory receptor 1G1-like produces the protein MEQRNQTTATEFVLLGLSNSVELRNLLFVVFLAIYLMNLLGNGTMIVVISRNSQLHTPMYFLLCNLSFLDMCFTSVTVPKMLSNLISDKKTIFFSECIIQLYFFLVFITNECVLLSIMAYDRYIAICYPLQYITIMSKKVCLSMSAASSIISFLNGLLHTLLASRLSFCNSNEIQHFFCDLTPLLQISCTDPIINELVIFTEGSLIAVLPFLIILISYIRIISAILKIQSTGRRSKTFSTCSSHLTVVILFYGTLIFMYFRPSSSYSMEKDRIASVVYNVVSPMLNPFIYSLRNKEVKMVVCRTLQRKVCSF, from the coding sequence ATGGAAcagagaaaccagacaacagCAACTGAATTTGTTCTCCTGGGCCTCTCAAACAGTGTGGAGTTAAGGAATCTCCTCTTTGTGGTTTTCTTAGCCATATACCTGATGAACCTGCTGGGGAATGGAACCATGATTGTAGTAATTAGCAGGAATTCCCAGCTCCATACCCCCATGTATTTCTTACTCTGTAACTTGTCCTTTCTGGACATGTGTTTTACCTCTGTCACTGTCCCCAAAATGTTAAGCAACCTCATCTCTGACAAGAAAACCATCTTCTTTTCAGAGTGTATAATCCAACTCTATTTCTTTCTTGTCTTCATTACTAATGAGTGTGTTCTCCTGTCTATTATGGCCTATGACCGCTATATTGCCATCTGTTATCCTCTGCAGTATATCACAATAATGAGCAAGAAGGTATGTCTAAGTATGTCTGCTGCTTCTTCTATCATCAGCTTCTTAAATGGATTGTTACACACATTGTTGGCTTCGCGGCTCTCCTTTTGTAACTCAAACGAGATCCAGCACTTCTTCTGTGACCTTACACCTTTGCTACAGATTTCCTGCACTGACCCCATCATCAATGAACTAGTGATATTCACAGAGGGCTCACTGATTGCAGTACTTCCTTTCCTGATTATCTTGATATCCTATATACGCATCATTTCTGCCATCTTGAAGATCCAATCTACTGGCAGAAGGAGCAAGACCTTCTCTACCTGTTCTTCCCACCTTACTGTGGTAATACTATTCTATGGCACacttatttttatgtattttaggcCTTCTTCCAGTTATTCCATGGAAAAGGATAGGATTGCTAGTGTGGTATACAATGTAGTATCTCCCATGCTGAACCCATTCATCTACAGCCTAAGAAACAAGGAAGTAAAGATGGTAGTTTGCAGAACACTGCAGAGAAAAGTGTGTTCTTTCTGA